A window from Micromonospora terminaliae encodes these proteins:
- a CDS encoding VOC family protein codes for MPEEPKDRSALSGDTALAAPPVISVMLIVSDANAAVAWYKTALGATELWNLGGVAGLEIRDAPFFLHQVNPENPAETSPVQAGVTSARIEVFVDDPDTFIERAVAAGAVAGAAIEDHRVPWGTHRQGGFTDPFGHTWSVGDRSPLRSFPR; via the coding sequence ATGCCCGAGGAACCGAAAGATCGTTCCGCCCTGTCCGGCGACACGGCGCTTGCTGCACCGCCAGTGATCTCTGTGATGTTGATCGTCTCCGACGCGAACGCCGCAGTTGCCTGGTACAAGACCGCACTGGGCGCGACGGAGCTGTGGAACCTCGGTGGTGTGGCCGGCCTTGAGATCAGGGACGCCCCCTTCTTCCTCCACCAGGTCAATCCCGAGAACCCGGCAGAGACCAGCCCCGTCCAGGCGGGGGTCACGAGCGCCCGCATCGAGGTGTTCGTCGACGACCCCGACACCTTCATCGAGCGTGCCGTCGCGGCCGGCGCGGTCGCCGGAGCGGCAATCGAGGATCACCGCGTGCCCTGGGGGACGCACCGTCAAGGTGGCTTCACGGACCCGTTCGGGCACACCTGGTCCGTGGGCGACAGGTCACCCCTGCGCTCGTTCCCGCGCTGA
- a CDS encoding RNA polymerase sigma factor: MGDAEEFDAFYTACAGRVVGHVYVLTGNRGEAEDAVAEAFMRAWQRWRTVREADSPEAWVRRVASRIAVSSWRKTLNRVRAHHRAAVDQSVPGLSEDHVALLQALQRLSPNQRRAVVLHHLNDLSVADVAAEMQVPVGTVKAYLARGRRAMAGMLTDTHHEGASHG, encoded by the coding sequence ATGGGTGACGCCGAGGAGTTCGATGCCTTCTACACGGCCTGCGCGGGGCGGGTGGTGGGTCACGTCTATGTGCTGACCGGCAATCGCGGCGAGGCCGAGGACGCCGTGGCCGAGGCTTTCATGAGGGCCTGGCAGCGGTGGCGGACCGTGCGGGAGGCGGACAGCCCCGAGGCCTGGGTCCGCCGGGTCGCCTCGCGGATCGCGGTGAGCAGCTGGCGCAAGACCCTCAACCGGGTCCGCGCGCACCACCGGGCCGCCGTCGACCAGAGTGTGCCCGGGCTCAGCGAGGACCACGTCGCCCTGCTCCAGGCACTGCAGCGGCTGAGCCCCAACCAGCGCCGCGCCGTCGTGCTGCATCACCTCAACGATCTCAGCGTCGCCGACGTCGCCGCGGAGATGCAGGTGCCCGTCGGCACCGTGAAGGCGTACCTCGCCCGCGGACGGAGGGCGATGGCCGGGATGCTGACCGACACGCACCACGAGGGGGCCTCCCATGGCTGA
- a CDS encoding alpha/beta hydrolase family protein, which yields MRHSVEGSGTPTPVVSVGPVTLPAPDRGDDLQVRVSAPATGSDLPVIVFSHGFGWSMNGYAPLVDYWAAHGFVVVQPTHLDSRTLNVTPDDARYPDIWRLRVADLRQVLDELDLIEAAVPGLRGRLDQSRVAVAGHSWGGQTASMLLGARVLRDGVPGEDLSDSRVKAGVLLATTGTGGADLSPFAAEHFPFMSPSFSDMTTPALVIAGDRDDSPLSVRGPDWFTDPYHLSPGPKSLLTLFGAEHSLGGITGWTVTETTDESPDRVALIQQLTCAYLRSALCPTDAGWAAASAELIDHPGVLGRIDSK from the coding sequence ATGCGCCACTCCGTTGAAGGCTCCGGCACACCGACCCCGGTCGTCTCGGTCGGCCCCGTCACGTTGCCGGCTCCGGACCGCGGCGACGATCTGCAGGTACGGGTCTCCGCCCCGGCGACCGGCTCGGACCTGCCCGTCATCGTCTTCTCGCACGGCTTCGGCTGGTCGATGAACGGCTACGCCCCGCTGGTCGACTACTGGGCGGCCCACGGCTTCGTGGTGGTCCAACCCACGCACCTCGACTCCCGGACCCTGAACGTCACGCCCGACGACGCCCGCTATCCCGACATCTGGCGTCTCCGCGTGGCGGACCTCCGGCAGGTCCTCGACGAACTGGATCTCATCGAGGCCGCCGTGCCCGGTCTGCGGGGGCGCCTCGATCAGAGCCGCGTCGCCGTGGCCGGACACTCCTGGGGTGGCCAGACGGCCAGCATGCTGCTGGGCGCCCGGGTCCTCCGCGACGGCGTCCCCGGCGAAGACCTGTCCGACTCCCGGGTCAAGGCCGGTGTGCTGCTGGCGACGACCGGCACGGGCGGAGCCGACCTGAGCCCGTTCGCCGCCGAGCACTTTCCCTTCATGAGCCCGAGCTTCTCGGACATGACCACGCCGGCCCTGGTGATCGCGGGCGACCGGGACGACTCGCCGCTGTCCGTCCGCGGGCCGGACTGGTTCACCGATCCGTACCACCTGAGCCCCGGCCCCAAGAGCCTGCTCACCCTGTTCGGAGCGGAACACTCCCTCGGCGGAATCACCGGCTGGACGGTCACGGAGACGACCGACGAGAGCCCCGACCGCGTCGCCCTGATCCAGCAGCTCACCTGCGCCTACCTGCGCAGCGCGCTCTGTCCCACGGACGCCGGGTGGGCCGCGGCGAGCGCCGAGCTGATCGACCACCCCGGTGTGCTGGGCCGTATCGACTCGAAGTAG
- a CDS encoding DUF6891 domain-containing protein, with product MTRWGYNDRPEGVRFLTERIAEPGRGEIERELWDWVLRGEDDADEFVEFFDDDEQRHGVTDEELRAAHEKALAARREQQRHWGEVRSNLTRAFADLAELGVLARENFSCCGTCAAAEIHDERDGSRHWQGYLWYHQQDTESLLASEDGEVYLGYGAYPPADFDEVAYAALPEAEQQARYQADLERLLDEVVFPVLRGHGMRVEWNRRQSTRIRVTGAQWYARLA from the coding sequence GTGACGAGATGGGGTTACAACGACCGCCCCGAGGGCGTCCGGTTCCTGACGGAGCGGATCGCGGAGCCGGGCCGCGGGGAGATCGAGCGTGAGCTCTGGGACTGGGTCCTGCGAGGCGAGGACGACGCCGACGAGTTCGTGGAGTTCTTCGACGACGACGAGCAGCGTCACGGCGTCACCGACGAGGAGCTGAGGGCGGCGCACGAGAAGGCGCTGGCGGCTCGTCGCGAGCAGCAGCGGCACTGGGGCGAGGTGCGGAGCAACCTCACCCGCGCCTTCGCCGACCTCGCCGAACTCGGGGTGTTGGCCAGGGAGAACTTCAGCTGCTGCGGCACCTGCGCGGCCGCGGAGATTCACGACGAGCGGGACGGCTCCCGGCACTGGCAGGGCTACCTCTGGTACCACCAGCAGGACACGGAGTCGCTGCTCGCGAGCGAGGACGGCGAGGTCTACCTCGGCTACGGCGCTTATCCGCCGGCGGACTTCGACGAGGTCGCCTATGCCGCCCTGCCCGAGGCCGAGCAGCAGGCCCGCTATCAGGCGGACCTGGAACGGCTGCTGGACGAGGTCGTCTTCCCGGTGCTCCGCGGGCACGGCATGCGGGTGGAGTGGAACCGCAGGCAGTCCACGCGGATCCGGGTGACCGGCGCCCAGTGGTACGCGCGGTTGGCCTGA
- a CDS encoding M14 family metallopeptidase — MRRTRRRIALFALPTLVGSVLMATGPAGADPAGPAAAAGPGRSSLEVPEAARLVRIKLTGADMLDKVTAAGFDLEHGLQRVPTGIEGEAVATAEQVTELKALGVEILGDGEGFAWSEEADGGLQTLRTTAVQPLAHEETVRIARADWFTTKGQGFLYVEARTTQGAQTNPVVGMQLENDSGAGTPFGSARTMSRFVDSGQYMFHRNLFKLDARPSQIRVTSSTGGVATGYVSNWLEDGAPPLTANPAYKWDFVDGYRHPQQLFGRAEEIARQYPDIAEIVYLPNKTNGYQRKAQATIGGTGQSAVVVSSAAWGHEGGNDITVEFVDRPGANLPLAVEVAGKAIRVLLAKNASGAAASTAAQVAAALESQSQGLVDRAHPYRTNAGTGIVAATSGPVALTDFLDQKRVGAPEGEVPRGPATIPVLRIGKHRDGRNPGVLIQAQDHAREWVPATTSLESAERLVHNYTSDRETRRIVDNTDIFFILSNNPDGANYSFYNFASQRRNMTNHCPDDNADPARRNSWGVDLNRNYRVGSAHDGYSGGSFSCVSDTYQGPEKLSEPESKNIIWLVEKYRNIKFMMSVHSNGGQLFWQPGAYIADGRITTPRPPLGDEAFYWQSAARILSQVKAHRQTVVTPENVGGSSDVLYSSAGNVREDLYYNYGIYAFGWEVGGSVYNPATGNWQGGSFQPAWVGDPDLVSGHSETMEYANGIMEMFRVAADWGKDHQKPTSQLVPGGGKYSGSVDVRFETSEPATIYYTTDGSRPTLESPRYAATEFREPGQVFHVTETTTFRWFSVDSAGNIEQNYDPSKNDSRNNYRTATITIAQQ; from the coding sequence ATGCGCCGTACACGACGACGCATCGCGCTGTTCGCGCTGCCCACCCTGGTGGGAAGCGTCCTCATGGCGACCGGGCCCGCGGGTGCGGATCCGGCCGGGCCGGCGGCCGCGGCCGGCCCGGGACGATCGAGCCTCGAGGTTCCGGAGGCCGCACGCCTCGTCCGCATCAAGCTGACCGGCGCCGACATGCTGGACAAGGTGACCGCCGCCGGCTTCGACCTCGAACACGGTCTGCAGCGGGTGCCGACGGGCATCGAGGGCGAGGCCGTGGCGACCGCCGAACAGGTCACCGAACTCAAGGCGCTGGGTGTCGAGATCCTCGGCGACGGCGAGGGCTTCGCCTGGAGCGAGGAGGCCGACGGCGGCCTCCAGACCCTTCGCACCACGGCCGTCCAGCCGCTCGCGCACGAGGAGACGGTACGGATCGCCCGTGCCGACTGGTTCACGACGAAGGGCCAGGGCTTCCTCTACGTCGAGGCGCGGACCACCCAAGGGGCGCAGACGAACCCGGTCGTCGGGATGCAGCTCGAGAACGACTCGGGCGCGGGCACCCCGTTCGGCTCCGCCCGGACCATGAGCCGGTTCGTCGACTCCGGGCAGTACATGTTCCACCGGAACCTGTTCAAGCTCGACGCCCGCCCGAGCCAGATCCGGGTCACGAGCTCGACGGGAGGCGTCGCCACCGGCTACGTCTCGAACTGGCTCGAGGACGGCGCGCCGCCGCTGACGGCGAACCCCGCCTACAAGTGGGACTTCGTCGACGGCTACCGGCACCCGCAGCAGCTCTTCGGCCGCGCCGAGGAGATCGCCCGCCAGTACCCGGACATCGCCGAGATCGTCTACCTGCCGAACAAGACGAACGGCTACCAGCGGAAGGCGCAGGCCACGATCGGCGGCACCGGGCAGAGCGCGGTCGTCGTCAGCTCGGCCGCCTGGGGCCACGAGGGCGGCAACGACATCACCGTCGAGTTCGTGGACCGGCCGGGGGCGAACCTCCCGCTCGCCGTCGAGGTCGCGGGCAAGGCGATCCGCGTCCTCCTCGCGAAGAACGCCTCCGGCGCGGCGGCGAGCACGGCCGCGCAGGTGGCGGCGGCACTGGAGAGCCAGTCCCAGGGCCTGGTCGACCGGGCGCACCCGTACCGGACCAACGCGGGTACCGGCATCGTCGCGGCGACCTCCGGGCCGGTCGCACTGACCGACTTCCTCGACCAGAAGCGCGTCGGCGCCCCGGAGGGCGAGGTACCGCGCGGCCCGGCCACGATCCCCGTCCTGCGGATCGGCAAGCACCGCGACGGCCGGAACCCGGGCGTGCTGATCCAGGCGCAGGACCACGCCCGCGAATGGGTGCCCGCCACGACCAGCCTGGAGTCGGCCGAGCGTCTGGTGCACAACTACACGTCGGACCGGGAGACCCGGAGGATCGTCGACAACACCGACATCTTCTTCATCCTGTCCAACAACCCCGACGGGGCGAACTACAGCTTCTACAACTTCGCCTCGCAGCGCCGGAACATGACGAACCACTGCCCGGACGACAACGCGGATCCGGCCCGGCGCAACTCCTGGGGCGTCGACCTGAACCGGAACTACCGGGTCGGGTCGGCTCACGACGGCTACTCGGGCGGGTCGTTCAGCTGCGTCAGCGACACGTACCAGGGCCCGGAGAAGCTGTCCGAGCCGGAGTCGAAGAACATCATCTGGCTGGTCGAGAAGTACCGGAACATCAAGTTCATGATGTCCGTGCACTCCAACGGCGGCCAGCTGTTCTGGCAGCCGGGCGCCTACATCGCGGACGGCCGGATCACCACGCCGCGTCCGCCGCTGGGTGACGAGGCGTTCTACTGGCAGTCGGCCGCCCGGATCCTGTCGCAGGTGAAGGCGCACCGGCAGACCGTCGTGACCCCGGAGAACGTCGGCGGCTCGTCGGACGTCCTCTACTCCTCCGCCGGCAACGTGCGCGAGGACCTCTACTACAACTACGGGATCTACGCCTTCGGCTGGGAGGTCGGCGGCTCGGTCTACAACCCGGCCACCGGCAACTGGCAGGGCGGTTCGTTCCAGCCGGCGTGGGTGGGCGACCCGGACCTGGTCAGCGGCCACTCCGAGACGATGGAGTACGCCAACGGCATCATGGAGATGTTCCGGGTCGCCGCGGACTGGGGCAAGGACCACCAGAAGCCGACGTCCCAGCTCGTTCCCGGCGGCGGGAAGTACAGCGGGTCTGTCGACGTGCGCTTCGAGACGAGCGAGCCGGCCACCATCTACTACACGACGGACGGCAGCCGGCCCACCCTCGAGTCGCCCCGCTACGCGGCGACCGAGTTCCGCGAGCCGGGGCAGGTGTTCCACGTGACCGAGACGACCACCTTCCGCTGGTTCTCGGTCGACAGCGCCGGCAACATCGAGCAGAACTACGACCCGTCCAAGAACGACAGCCGCAACAACTACCGCACGGCGACGATCACGATCGCCCAGCAGTAG
- a CDS encoding GNAT family N-acetyltransferase, with protein MKITRLVTSEDAPILAELLRVNREFLAPWEPIRSEDYFTADGQHAVIGADLRQHEQGSKLPHVILDDSGRVIGRITLNGIVRGPFQSCAMGYWVGAGHNGRGFATRAVREIVRVAFEVLGLHRVQAETLLHNVRSQRVLERNGFVRYGMAPEYLNIAGRWQDHLMYQLVRPSG; from the coding sequence GTGAAGATCACCCGCCTCGTCACCTCCGAGGACGCGCCAATCCTGGCCGAGCTGCTCCGCGTCAACCGTGAGTTCCTCGCACCGTGGGAGCCGATCCGGAGCGAGGACTACTTCACGGCGGACGGCCAGCACGCCGTCATCGGAGCCGATCTCCGGCAGCACGAGCAGGGATCGAAGCTGCCCCACGTCATCCTCGACGACTCCGGCCGCGTGATCGGCCGCATCACCCTCAACGGCATCGTTCGCGGCCCGTTCCAGTCCTGCGCCATGGGCTACTGGGTGGGCGCCGGCCACAATGGCCGGGGGTTCGCGACGAGGGCGGTGCGCGAGATCGTACGGGTGGCCTTCGAGGTGTTGGGGCTGCACCGGGTGCAGGCGGAGACCCTGCTGCACAACGTCAGATCCCAGCGGGTGCTGGAACGCAACGGTTTCGTGCGGTACGGCATGGCACCGGAATACCTCAACATCGCCGGCCGGTGGCAGGACCACCTCATGTACCAGCTGGTGAGGCCGTCCGGCTGA
- a CDS encoding RNA polymerase sigma-70 factor, whose protein sequence is MPLTVDDVDRFERSRPRLAAIAYRLLGSVEEAEDVVQETFLRWQAADVDRVEVPEAWLTKVLTNLCLNQLTSARARRETYVGRWLPEPLLAGDPMLGPAETAEQRESVSYAVLTLMERLSPNERAVYVLREAFDYPHREIAEILDITEGASQQIFHRARRHVVHGKARSDIDQAAARRIVEEFLAAATSGRTDELVRLLTKDAISIGDGGGKVPARTRAFEGAVAVAKFVWGLFKPAEAKRAVVGGSPEIYAGSANGEPAVVAVVEGRVVAVMCLEVTTEGITACRTQANPDKLRRATEQWATTAHGEPLLTM, encoded by the coding sequence ATGCCCTTGACGGTGGATGACGTCGACCGATTCGAGCGGTCGAGGCCCCGTCTGGCGGCCATCGCCTATCGCCTTCTCGGCTCCGTGGAAGAGGCGGAGGACGTCGTGCAGGAGACGTTCCTGCGCTGGCAGGCCGCCGATGTCGACCGCGTCGAGGTTCCCGAGGCTTGGCTGACCAAGGTGCTCACCAACCTGTGCCTCAACCAGCTCACCTCCGCGCGGGCACGCCGCGAGACCTACGTGGGCCGTTGGCTCCCCGAGCCGCTGCTCGCGGGGGACCCGATGCTCGGCCCGGCCGAGACCGCCGAGCAGCGCGAATCGGTCTCGTACGCGGTCCTCACCCTCATGGAACGCCTGTCCCCCAACGAGCGGGCCGTGTACGTGCTGCGGGAGGCCTTCGACTACCCGCACCGGGAGATCGCCGAGATCCTCGACATCACCGAGGGCGCCAGCCAGCAGATCTTCCACCGTGCCCGAAGGCATGTCGTACACGGAAAGGCCCGCAGCGACATCGACCAGGCCGCCGCCCGGCGGATCGTCGAGGAATTCCTCGCTGCCGCCACCAGTGGCCGGACCGATGAGCTCGTACGCCTGCTCACCAAGGACGCCATCTCGATCGGCGACGGCGGAGGGAAGGTTCCGGCGCGCACCAGGGCGTTCGAGGGAGCCGTCGCGGTCGCGAAGTTCGTCTGGGGCCTGTTCAAACCCGCCGAGGCCAAGCGCGCCGTCGTCGGCGGCTCGCCCGAGATCTACGCCGGGAGCGCCAATGGCGAACCCGCCGTTGTGGCCGTCGTGGAAGGCCGGGTCGTCGCCGTCATGTGCCTGGAGGTCACCACCGAGGGCATCACCGCCTGCCGTACCCAGGCGAACCCCGACAAGCTCCGACGCGCAACCGAGCAGTGGGCGACGACCGCCCATGGGGAACCCCTGCTGACGATGTGA
- a CDS encoding NAD-dependent epimerase/dehydratase family protein, whose protein sequence is MRVLVAGATGAMGKELVPRLVDAGHEVFAMIRSESNKARAAQLGAVPVIADALDRAQVEAAVRQAAPEVVVHQLTAIGHVDTRHFDRSFAATNRLRVEGTDNLLAAARATGVRRFVAQSNGAFTYTRTGGPVKTEQDPLDRAPISQMAPMIAAVEHLEKAVLGAAWTEGIVLRYGAFYGPGTSMAPGSEQLEMIRKRKFPIVGDGGGVWSFVHIADAAEATAAAVENGGRGVYNIVDDDPAPVAEWLPELAAMLGAKKPMRVPRFIGRLAAGQAGVVLMTELRGASNAKAKHELGWHPAHRTWRQGFQVAP, encoded by the coding sequence ATGAGGGTGCTGGTGGCAGGTGCGACCGGAGCCATGGGCAAGGAACTGGTGCCGCGGCTGGTCGACGCCGGGCACGAGGTGTTCGCCATGATCCGAAGCGAATCCAACAAGGCCAGGGCAGCACAGCTGGGCGCCGTACCGGTCATCGCTGACGCCCTGGATCGCGCCCAGGTCGAGGCGGCCGTGCGCCAGGCGGCCCCAGAGGTGGTCGTTCACCAGCTGACCGCCATCGGGCACGTCGACACCCGCCACTTCGACCGCAGCTTCGCCGCCACCAACCGGCTGCGCGTCGAGGGCACCGACAATCTGCTCGCGGCCGCACGCGCCACGGGAGTACGACGGTTCGTCGCCCAGAGCAACGGCGCGTTCACCTACACGCGGACCGGCGGGCCGGTCAAGACCGAACAAGACCCCCTCGACCGCGCACCGATCAGCCAGATGGCCCCGATGATCGCCGCGGTCGAACACCTGGAGAAGGCCGTCCTGGGCGCCGCCTGGACCGAAGGGATCGTCCTGCGCTATGGCGCGTTCTACGGGCCCGGCACCTCCATGGCACCCGGTTCCGAGCAGCTCGAGATGATCCGCAAGCGCAAGTTCCCGATCGTCGGCGACGGCGGCGGGGTGTGGTCGTTCGTCCACATCGCCGACGCCGCCGAGGCAACGGCCGCAGCGGTGGAGAACGGCGGCCGCGGTGTCTACAACATCGTCGATGACGACCCCGCCCCGGTCGCCGAATGGCTGCCGGAACTGGCAGCGATGCTGGGCGCCAAGAAGCCCATGCGCGTACCGCGGTTCATCGGACGGCTGGCCGCGGGACAGGCCGGCGTCGTGCTCATGACCGAGCTGCGCGGCGCCTCCAACGCCAAGGCCAAGCACGAACTGGGCTGGCACCCGGCCCACCGCACCTGGCGCCAGGGCTTCCAGGTCGCGCCGTGA
- a CDS encoding TetR/AcrR family transcriptional regulator, whose product MADLDGAAEKSASRKRADARRNEQTLLDAAAAAFLASGVDAPVRDIAARAGVGVGTIYRHFPTRADLVVAVYRHQVEACAEAGPALLAGSDSPYAALARWIDLFVDFLVTKHGLAEALQSDDAAFQSLHAYFLDRLVPVCTRLLEAAAAAGEIRPEVHAYELMRGVGNLCIGAGRDPRYDARRLVGLLIAGLRPAREQ is encoded by the coding sequence GTGGCCGACCTCGACGGCGCGGCGGAGAAGTCCGCCTCGCGCAAGCGTGCCGACGCCCGTCGCAACGAGCAGACCCTGCTCGACGCGGCCGCCGCGGCCTTCCTCGCCTCCGGGGTCGATGCGCCGGTACGCGACATCGCGGCCAGGGCGGGTGTCGGTGTCGGGACGATCTATCGCCACTTCCCGACGCGGGCCGATCTTGTCGTCGCCGTCTACCGGCACCAGGTCGAGGCCTGTGCCGAGGCCGGGCCGGCCCTGCTGGCGGGCAGCGACAGCCCGTACGCCGCCCTGGCTCGATGGATCGACCTGTTCGTCGACTTCCTGGTCACCAAGCACGGCCTGGCCGAGGCGTTGCAGTCCGACGATGCGGCCTTCCAGTCCCTGCACGCCTACTTCCTCGACCGCCTCGTCCCGGTGTGCACCCGCCTGCTCGAGGCCGCCGCGGCGGCGGGCGAGATCCGCCCCGAGGTGCACGCCTACGAACTGATGCGCGGCGTCGGCAACCTCTGCATCGGTGCGGGCCGCGACCCGCGCTATGACGCCCGCCGCCTGGTCGGACTCCTCATCGCCGGGCTGCGTCCGGCCCGGGAGCAATGA